Proteins encoded together in one Lepisosteus oculatus isolate fLepOcu1 chromosome 2, fLepOcu1.hap2, whole genome shotgun sequence window:
- the LOC102684380 gene encoding PH and SEC7 domain-containing protein 1-like codes for MDVEHEYVLDLSSACMDCEQPEDSCRSLFTPSLDLLALDGDLESKLRGGEGEEEGVDLLDLGVDEVAGESDVEDVPAGSPECSRGIQGPWEEGEAAELQGLGDAETGLGQSSSSSSSEQLESQAPDSCAEWDGPGTKAGLEEPIMEYSSNDDLDSSSGAASLILGNDPELEWTDSPLSQGGCPSGQVKDLQSSGHGGGDTSGNSGCLGEDRDSESVPEVASCDGNLEMSQAGDSPDAEPEQHLQGLLDGQRSLNQGNELNKECLSEEDGEEHHCPEEIPGETEPLCPPTERPLGEAGETIEPEPREGATDTAEDPETQRTTGPADVLETASSAGPAGTAETAEPMGAEGSLGVPEGLDTRGETELPEGLTVEQTQSSVGEHRNGSSSPDSEGEGGGPVALFDPTGCPGSTGSEPLEAEETPGSLSCEEEQQDALGSETQAPSAEGETTDLGAPQVNGSTVNREEARRLAEQLYRLDGVRRTDVVKQLDKDNAFCSAVGEEYLKFFDFSEQTLDEALRSFLKVVVLIGETQERERVLEHFAQRYHHCNPSTFSSTGAVLTLTCAIMLLNTDLHGQNIGKVMSINSFVSNLEKMNEGQNFPKDLLKGLYNSIKNEPLEWAVDEEELKSSLLLPADSGEDAPLRSKSNPFQDVPHDKKATVFKQGFLTRKAHADIDGKRTPWGKRSWKTFYAVLKGMVLYLQKNEYHMDWQSSEEVVSVHHALAEKASEYTKRPHVFRLQTADWRVFLFQASTAEQMSSWICRINLVSALYSSPPFPAAVGSQKKFSRPILPATKSRHSLLSQLDSHTKMLESFSRDLADHQQNAPEGRKSRTRDLEEHRQREEYLQHEKSRYEVYLQLLRAWQAQGTDDLERFDGEVCEAVETDGEELKKSHSSPSLNLETPAPVVKVKRNISERRTYRKIIIPRRNKEL; via the exons ATGGATGTGGAGCACGAGTATGTTTTGGACCTGTCCTCAGCCTGTATGGACTGCGAGCAGCCAGAGGATTCCTGCAGGAGCCTGTTCACTCCCTCCCTGGACCTTCTGGCCCTGGATGGGGACCTGGAGTCCAAGctgagaggaggagagggagaggaggagggggtggACCTGCTGGACCTGGGAGTTGACGAGGTCGCCGGAGAATCGGATGTGGAGGACGTTCCGGCAGGGAGCCCGGAATGTAGCAGGGGAATACAGGGCCCTTGGGAGGAAGGGGAGGCTGCAGAACTGCAGGGACTCGGAGACGCTGAGACAGGGTTGGGTCagtcttcctcctcttcctcatctGAGCAGTTGGAATCGCAAGCCCCGGACTCGTGCGCTGAGTGGGACGGTCCTGGGACAAAGGCCGGCTTGGAGGAGCCCATCATGGAGTACAGCTCCAACGATGACTTGGACAGCTCGAGTGGGGCCGCCAGCCTCATCCTGGGGAATGACCCAGAGTTGGAATGGACAGATAGCCCCCTCTCCCAAGGTGGGTGTCCTTCGGGACAGGTGAAGGACCTCCAGAGCTCCGGGCATGGAGGGGGGGATACCTCGGGAAACTCCGGCTGTCTTGGGGAAGACAGGGATTCCGAATCTGTTCCGGAAGTGGCCTCTTGTGACGGGAACCTGGAGATGAGCCAGGCTGGGGATTCTCCAGATGCAGAGCCTGAACAGCATCTCCAGGGCCTCCTCGATGGACAGAGAAGCCTGAACCAAGGAAACGAGCTTAACAAG GAATGTCTTTCAGAGGAGGACGGAGAGGAACATCACTGTCCTGAAGAAATCCCAG GAGAGACCGAGCCTTTGTGCCCTCCCACTGAGCGGCCGCTTGGCGAAGCAGGCGAGACCATCGAACCGGAGCCTCGCGAGGGGGCCACAGACACCGCAGAAGATCCCGAGACTCAGAGGACCACAGGACCTGCAGATGTCTTAGAGACCGCTAGCTCTGCGGGACCTGCCGGCACAGCTGAGACTGCAGAGCCCATGGGTGCTGAAGGGTCTCTAGGAGTCCCGGAAGGCTTGGACACCAGGGGGGAAACGGAGCTCCCCGAGGGTCTGACTGTTGAGCAGACGCAGAGCAGTGTGGGGGAGCACAGAAACGGGAGCTCATCCCCCGACAGTGAAGGAGAGGGCGGAGGTCCGGTTGCTCTCTTTGACCCGACGGGGTGTCCTGGGAGCACGGGTTCTGAGCCCCTGGAAGCAGAGGAGACACCTGGCAGCTTGAGCTGTGAGGAAGAGCAGCAGGACGCACTGGGAAG TGAGACACAGGCGCCGAGCGCTGAGGGGGAGACCACTGACCTCGGCGCCCCCCAGGTCAACGGGAGCACCGTGAACAGAGAGGAGGCACGCAGACTGGCTGAGCAGCTCTACCGGCTGGATGGCGTTCGGCGCACAGATGTGGTCAAACAGCTGGACAAAGA CAATGCATTCTGCAGTGCTGTAGGGGAGGAGTATCTGAAGTTCTTCGATTTCTCGGAGCAGACGCTTGATGAGGCACTCAG GTCCTTCCTGAAGGTGGTGGTGCTGATCGGCGAGACGCAGGAGAGAGAGCGAGTACTGGAGCACTTTGCACAACGCTACCACCACTGCAACCCCAGCACCTTCAGCTCCACAG GCGCGGTGCTCACTCTAACATGCGCCATCATGCTGCTGAACACTGATCTTCACGGACAG AACATAGGTAAAGTCATGTCGATCAACAGTTTTGTGTCCAACCTGGAGAAGATGAATGAGGGGCAGAACTTCCCCAAGGATCTACTGAAG GGTCTGTACAACTCCATAAAGAATGAGCCACTGGAGTGGGCAGT CGACGAGGAAGAGCTCAAGAGCTCGCTGTTGCTGCCCGCGGACAGTGGGGAGGACGCCCCGCTGCGCTCGAAGAGCAACCCCTTCCAGGACGTGCCGCACGACAAGAAGGCCACCGTGTTCAAGCAGGGGTTCCTGACGCGCAAGGCGCACGCGGACATCGACGGGAAGAGGA CTCCCTGGGGGAAGAGAAGCTGGAAGACATTCTATGCGGTGCTGAAGGGCATGGTGCTCTACCTGCAGAAG AACGAGTACCACATGGACTGGCAGAGCTCGGAGGAGGTGGTGAGCGTGCACCACGCGCTGGCGGAGAAGGCTTCAGAGTACACCAAGAGACCACACGTCTTCCGCCTGCAGACTGCGGACTGGAGAGTCTTCCTCTTTCAGGCCAG CACGGCAGAGCAGATGAGCTCCTGGATCTGTCGGATAAATCTGGTGTCTGCTCTGTACTCCTCGCCCCCTTTCCCTGCAGCCGTGGGCTCCCAGAAGAAGTTCAGCAGACCTATCCTGCCCGCCACGAAGTCCCGGCACAGTCTG CTAAGCCAGCTGGATTCTCACACTAAGATGCTGGAGTCTTTCTCCCGGGATCTTGCGGACCACCAGCAGAACGCCCCGGAGGGCCGCAAGAGTCGCACCAGAGACCTGGAGGAGCACCGACAGAGAGAGGAGTACCTGCAGCACGAG AAGAGCCGGTACGAGGTGTACCTCCAGCTGCTGCGGGCGTGGCAGGCGCAGGGGACGGACGACCTGGAGCGCTTCGACGGCGAGGTGTGCGAGGCCGTGGAGACGGACGGGGAGGAGCTGAAGAAGTCCCACTCGAGCCCCTCCCTCAACCTGGAGACCCCCGCCCCCGTCGTCAAGGTGAAGCGCAACATCTCCGAGAGGCGCACCTACCGCAAGATCATCATCCCGCGCCGGAACAAGGA